The genomic window TCAGAATCAAATCTAAGCGGATGGCATTCCAAATTGGTTGCGGAGATCGTCAATTCGTTTCTCAAATGACTTAGAAAGCTCAGAAATGGAAGTTTTGCAAACTGACAGCAACACAAATggacaataagatgatgaaaatttcactaaaatgtaaaatatgtgtgGCGTGATGAAAATTAGATTTCCATAGGTAAAGCTAGATGAAGGATCCACCGATTTAAAAGCAACTTAAACATAACCAGTTTCCAGATGATCTTTTATGAACTCTTTCGTTAGGTTCCTATTAATTTTCGACAAATCAGGGAACTCTCTGCTAAGCAGTAAACACTGTAAAACGTAGCAATAATAATGAAAGACCGTGTTGAAATAACAGTGGCGATGAAAAGAAGTAGCACGAAAATACCACGGGAAGCAGTGGCTTGTGCATCTGCCATGAATTCTGCATATGAAGCCTGAAATTGAACACAAAGAAAAGGAAGTTAGATGATAGCGTCGGAACtgggaaaaaaatttaattgtagaATATGGTTAATTTCTCATTTATTCAGTGTCCAAAGATTTACTTTCATTGCTTCATGGCTTTCATCAATCTTTTCCAATATCTTCTTGTATTCCTTTTCAGCTTCCTCAATCGCTTGTTGGCATGCTTGTGTCTGGATCTGTCAAATTAGGAAAAACAATTAGCAGtagaataattaagaaaaaaaaaacagtctAATTATAACAACTTTTAAAATTCAAAGGTCCCCTGATTTCATGTAAATAATCAAGCGGATCAGCAGGAATAAGTGAGAGAGACCTTGAAGCGCTTATGGAGGCGCGAGTGAGAGGCGTCAAGATCCTTAAGAATCTCAGAGTGAGATCGGTCGACGAGGTTACGCTTTATATCCTCCAGTCGAGAAGACGCAAATTCCTTGAGATCGGAGATGGTGGTTAGGGTTTTGTGATTAGGCAGTGAGGATTGGAGGTTGAAGAAAGCGGAAGCTGGAGTCGAATGGGAGGCGTTAGCTGCTATAGTCCTCTTCCTTTTGTTGAAAATGGTTGATTTGAGCGGAGAATGGTTATCCTCTGGAGCAGGAGATGCCACTGGCAATGGCGATGGTCGATTACTTCTCCTCTGCATTTTCGTTTGCAGGAGCCAACAATTTTGCTTTCAACTGAATGAATTATATTTGTAGTTGCAAACTGGCTGGCGGGttttattgttttcaaatttCTGTGGTAACCATCTGGAATCACTTGAGTTATGGACGCTGTGTGCTACCTGCTGTATGTGTTAACACGTGGAAGTATCTGTCAAATTCTCCTTCTTTAATTCTGAAATTTTGTACTTTTTAGTTTTTTTGAGAGCCAGTTATAATGCATAACAGATCAATCTGCTCttggtaatatatatatgattgaattTTCGTCTATTATATATGATagtattagtattttttttttgtttttggtagaAATGAATTACACGAAGCctaaatataagaaaaattagTTACTATTTGATCTCATAAGAACACTTGAATAACTATCTTCTTCTAGGAAAATCTTAGATGGTTCTTCAAATATCACTAAATAATCAATATCATTGATATGTATTCAATACATTAATAGTGTATAAATTTATGCATTAACAATGAATTATATTGCTAATTATATGTCCTAGAGCATTGCGAGCAATGCTGTACATGCGAGAATGGCGACGACAACTGCGCACAAAAAAGGCGGGTTGAGTGAGTATGCATTAACAAATTATAATACATGGATTGTGTATAAATTTATGTATGGAAAACAAGCTACATTGCTAATCTTATGTCCTATGCATGAGTGTTGCGAGCAATACCCGTACATGCAAAATTGGTGACAATTCCACATGCAAGCATGCAACAAAGGCCGGTTGAGTGAGTATGACATTAACAAATTAGAATACATGGACAgtatataaatttatgtatgaATGCTAATCTTGTGTCCTATGCATGACTGTTACGAGCAATGCACGTATATGCAAAATTGGTGACAATTCCACATGCAAGCATGCAAAAAAGGCTGGTTGAGTGAGTATGCTGGTCCTAAATATATCATCcaagtttagaaattttagacTAAAAACTCAACATTCTAGCTTTTTAGTCTTCTAAATTTAGTTTTGAAAACAATCTATATTAATTGTTTAAAGaatatttaaagtttatatttagcAAATTATAAGGTTAATAAATGGTGCATAAATTTACGTTGTGATCTATTGATGGTatgtttaaggtttaatgttAAAATCTCATTAAAGACTAGTTCAACATTGTTTCTTAAAAATGATGTAAAAAAATGTTTGattaagatttaattatttaGTATTATTGTCAAACATGATTATTTAAAGTAATGTATATGAATTTAGATAATGTTCaaattcattaatattttaataaaatatgaaaaaaatatttttaaacagtTTTTAAACTAATAGTAAATTAAGTTTATAAAGGTTATAttataaattctatattattcttGCAATTTGATTAAACACTTTAtaacccttttttttataaaggttatatcTTAAATTCTACATTAATTTGCATGGAATAATAGTAATTGAAATatcataaaaatgtaataatgttGGTTTGCTATTATAATGGAATGATTAGGTTTGCTCCTCATATTCT from Gossypium hirsutum isolate 1008001.06 chromosome D12, Gossypium_hirsutum_v2.1, whole genome shotgun sequence includes these protein-coding regions:
- the LOC121224290 gene encoding uncharacterized protein, producing the protein MQRRSNRPSPLPVASPAPEDNHSPLKSTIFNKRKRTIAANASHSTPASAFFNLQSSLPNHKTLTTISDLKEFASSRLEDIKRNLVDRSHSEILKDLDASHSRLHKRFKIQTQACQQAIEEAEKEYKKILEKIDESHEAMKASYAEFMADAQATASRVCKTSISELSKSFEKRIDDLRNQFGMPSA